A section of the Streptomyces sp. NBC_01591 genome encodes:
- a CDS encoding TetR family transcriptional regulator C-terminal domain-containing protein → MLLFTHERVVRQILDRVSALGERATRQRLPIRDVVVEGLAEWLPVDPRRRSAHRVVLAFLGRTIDSPQLARAHAETGRLIRSMLATAVHNGKECGEVPHDTDPALASLELHCLAEGLALEIGSDPDADASRAALDLIAARVRAVFPGRCRQYE, encoded by the coding sequence ATGCTGCTGTTCACCCACGAACGCGTCGTACGGCAGATCCTCGACCGGGTTTCGGCGCTCGGGGAACGCGCCACGCGTCAGCGACTGCCGATTCGCGACGTGGTGGTCGAAGGACTCGCCGAATGGCTCCCGGTGGACCCGCGCCGCCGCTCGGCACACCGAGTGGTGCTGGCCTTCCTGGGCCGCACCATCGACAGTCCGCAGCTCGCGCGCGCCCATGCCGAGACGGGCCGGCTCATCCGCTCGATGCTCGCCACGGCCGTCCACAACGGAAAGGAGTGCGGCGAGGTTCCGCACGACACCGATCCGGCCCTCGCCTCCCTCGAACTCCACTGCCTGGCCGAGGGCCTGGCCCTGGAAATCGGGTCCGACCCCGACGCCGACGCCTCCCGCGCCGCTCTCGACCTCATCGCGGCACGCGTCCGGGCCGTCTTTCCCGGCCGTTGCCGCCAGTACGAGTGA
- a CDS encoding SGNH/GDSL hydrolase family protein: MSVRRFWASASTLALAAVAALGVAQPASADSSAAADGYVALGDSYSAGVGAGSYLSDSGDCRRSTNAYPYLWAAANSPSSFAFVACSGATTGSVAGTQLGALNSSTGLVSVTAGGNDVGFADVMQDCVLSGEATCLSSVGSAVSQMQNSLPSGLSSLYGSIRSRAPQAHVVVLGYPRFYQLSGSCIAGLSEKERAAINNASDVLNGVIAKQAADAGFTFSSVVDEFTGHELCSGDAWLHSVSFPIYNSYHPKSAGQSGGYLPAFRSAA; this comes from the coding sequence ATGTCAGTACGGAGATTCTGGGCGTCCGCATCCACTCTGGCCCTCGCCGCCGTGGCCGCGCTGGGCGTTGCCCAGCCGGCCTCGGCGGACTCCTCGGCCGCCGCCGACGGGTACGTCGCCCTCGGTGACTCGTACTCCGCCGGCGTCGGTGCGGGGAGTTACCTGTCCGACAGCGGCGACTGCCGCCGCAGCACCAACGCCTACCCCTACCTCTGGGCGGCCGCCAACTCGCCTTCTTCCTTTGCCTTCGTGGCCTGTTCGGGCGCCACGACCGGTTCGGTGGCCGGGACCCAGCTGGGGGCGTTGAACTCGTCCACCGGTCTGGTCAGCGTCACCGCGGGCGGCAATGACGTCGGCTTCGCCGATGTCATGCAGGACTGCGTGCTGTCCGGCGAGGCCACCTGCCTCAGCAGCGTCGGCTCGGCCGTGTCGCAGATGCAGAACTCGCTTCCGTCCGGCCTGAGTTCGCTCTACGGTTCCATCCGTTCGCGGGCCCCGCAGGCCCATGTCGTGGTGCTGGGCTACCCGCGCTTCTACCAGCTGAGCGGCAGCTGCATCGCCGGGCTCTCGGAGAAGGAGCGGGCGGCCATCAACAATGCGTCCGACGTGCTGAACGGGGTCATCGCCAAGCAGGCGGCCGACGCCGGGTTCACGTTCTCCAGCGTGGTCGACGAGTTCACCGGGCACGAGCTGTGCTCCGGTGACGCGTGGCTCCACAGCGTGTCGTTCCCGATCTACAACTCGTACCACCCCAAGTCCGCCGGACAGTCCGGCGGTTACCTTCCCGCCTTCCGCTCGGCCGCGTAG